In one window of Fictibacillus phosphorivorans DNA:
- a CDS encoding metal ABC transporter substrate-binding protein, giving the protein MFKRIAKLVLTGALLAAAAGCSAGEKDSEKVQVVATYSIIYDLVKNVGGDKVEVHSLAPIGSNPHEYDPLPEDVLKTTDADAIFYNGLNLEEGNSWFNKLLKTADKDGKDAPVYRVSEGVEAIHLESKGLEKQYDPHAWLNIENGIKYVENIRDALMKEDPENKDYYKKNAEKYMGELKTLHDKTIAELNNIPKEKRVLITSEGAFKYFGEAYNIDTAYVWEINSENQGSPQQVKNLVDYIKKTNVPGLFVETSVDPRSMETVSKETGVPIKGKVFTDSLGKPGKDGDTYKKMMEWNTETIIEGLK; this is encoded by the coding sequence ATGTTTAAAAGAATAGCAAAGCTCGTTTTAACAGGGGCATTATTAGCCGCTGCAGCTGGATGCAGTGCTGGTGAAAAAGATTCAGAAAAGGTTCAAGTGGTAGCTACTTATTCTATTATCTATGACTTAGTTAAGAATGTTGGAGGAGACAAGGTCGAAGTTCATAGCTTAGCACCGATCGGGTCGAATCCACATGAGTATGATCCACTTCCTGAAGATGTACTGAAAACAACGGATGCTGATGCCATTTTCTATAATGGCTTAAATCTTGAAGAAGGAAATTCGTGGTTTAATAAATTGCTGAAGACGGCTGATAAAGATGGAAAAGATGCACCGGTTTACCGTGTAAGTGAAGGTGTGGAGGCGATCCACCTCGAATCGAAAGGTCTCGAAAAACAATATGACCCCCATGCATGGCTGAATATTGAGAATGGAATCAAGTATGTTGAGAACATTCGTGATGCACTCATGAAAGAGGATCCTGAAAACAAAGACTACTATAAAAAGAATGCTGAAAAATATATGGGTGAATTAAAGACACTTCATGATAAGACGATTGCAGAGTTGAATAACATTCCAAAAGAGAAACGAGTTTTAATTACGAGTGAAGGAGCATTTAAATATTTTGGAGAAGCCTATAACATAGATACAGCATATGTGTGGGAGATTAATTCTGAAAATCAAGGTTCTCCTCAACAAGTCAAAAACTTAGTTGATTATATTAAGAAGACAAATGTTCCTGGTCTTTTCGTTGAAACGAGTGTTGATCCAAGAAGTATGGAAACAGTGTCAAAAGAGACTGGTGTGCCGATAAAAGGCAAGGTCTTTACGGATTCCTTAGGAAAGCCTGGTAAGGATGGAGACACATATAAGAAAATGATGGAATGGAACACAGAAACCATTATAGAGGGATTGAAATAA
- a CDS encoding metal ABC transporter permease, producing MSIFEFFQALFQYEFLQKALFTSVIVGIICGIVGCFIILRGMALMGDAISHAVLPGVAISYMLGINFFFGAVITGVLTAIGIGYVSQNSRIKHDMAIGIMFTSMFAVGIVIITMMKSSADLYHILFGNVLAVRMSDMWITLGIGVLVIGLVVLFYKELLVSTFDPTMAQSYGLPNKWIHYCLMAVLTMVTVASLQTVGIVLVVAMLITPAATAYLLTNRLSVMIYLSATIGVISSVFGLYFSFTYNLASGATIVLVSAFLFALAFFFSPSQGIVWKAYKSRKNRLELLEK from the coding sequence ATGAGTATCTTTGAATTTTTTCAAGCGTTGTTTCAATACGAATTCTTACAAAAAGCACTTTTTACTTCTGTAATTGTAGGAATCATTTGTGGAATCGTAGGGTGTTTCATCATCTTAAGAGGAATGGCCTTAATGGGAGATGCGATCTCTCATGCCGTGTTGCCTGGTGTTGCGATCAGCTACATGCTAGGAATTAATTTTTTCTTTGGAGCTGTGATAACAGGAGTCCTTACTGCGATTGGGATCGGATATGTAAGTCAGAACAGCAGGATCAAACATGATATGGCCATAGGTATCATGTTTACGAGTATGTTTGCTGTAGGAATCGTGATCATAACGATGATGAAAAGTTCTGCCGATCTGTATCACATTCTCTTTGGTAATGTTCTTGCGGTACGGATGAGTGACATGTGGATCACACTTGGAATTGGTGTATTAGTGATAGGGCTGGTTGTTTTGTTCTATAAAGAACTTCTCGTTTCAACATTTGATCCAACCATGGCACAAAGCTATGGATTGCCAAACAAATGGATTCATTATTGTTTGATGGCCGTATTAACGATGGTCACGGTTGCATCTCTGCAGACGGTAGGAATCGTTTTAGTAGTTGCGATGCTGATCACACCGGCAGCAACTGCGTATCTCCTAACGAACCGATTGTCGGTCATGATCTATTTGTCTGCAACAATCGGAGTAATATCATCTGTCTTTGGGTTGTATTTTAGCTTTACGTATAACTTGGCATCAGGTGCAACGATCGTATTAGTTTCAGCATTTCTGTTTGCACTCGCATTCTTCTTTTCCCCATCACAAGGAATCGTTTGGAAAGCGTACAAATCTAGAAAAAACAGACTGGAACTTTTAGAGAAATAG
- a CDS encoding metal ABC transporter ATP-binding protein, with protein MDEALKIDHLYVSYLGNQVVKDISFSVDKSSLVGIIGPNGAGKSTMMKAALHLIPKDKGEVQIFGESLKKWRKKIAYVPQRSDIDWDFPITVFDVVLLGTYPKLGLFKRPTKSDREWAYECLKTVGMETFSNRQIGELSGGQQQRVFLARALAQKAELFFLDEPFVGIDVASEETIINILRELKKEGKTILVVHHDLSKAESYFDHLLLLNKNMIHYGASEEVLQPEVITKAYANQFSFLQPKGVNVTS; from the coding sequence ATGGATGAAGCATTAAAGATCGATCACTTATATGTATCTTACTTAGGAAATCAAGTAGTAAAAGATATTTCATTCTCAGTGGATAAAAGTAGTTTAGTTGGAATCATCGGACCGAACGGTGCAGGTAAATCAACTATGATGAAAGCGGCTTTACACTTAATACCGAAAGACAAAGGTGAGGTTCAAATATTCGGAGAGTCGCTCAAAAAATGGAGAAAAAAAATCGCTTATGTTCCACAGCGTTCAGATATCGACTGGGATTTTCCAATTACAGTATTTGACGTAGTTCTTCTTGGAACGTATCCGAAACTAGGATTGTTTAAACGTCCTACTAAAAGTGATAGAGAATGGGCTTATGAATGTTTGAAAACAGTAGGTATGGAAACATTCAGTAACCGACAGATCGGCGAACTCTCAGGTGGACAGCAGCAAAGGGTATTCCTTGCTCGAGCACTGGCTCAAAAAGCAGAGTTATTCTTTCTCGATGAACCTTTTGTAGGAATTGATGTGGCAAGTGAAGAAACGATTATTAATATTTTGCGAGAATTAAAAAAAGAAGGAAAAACCATTCTGGTCGTACACCATGATCTAAGCAAAGCAGAATCTTACTTCGATCATTTGCTGCTACTAAATAAAAATATGATTCATTATGGTGCTTCTGAAGAAGTTCTTCAGCCTGAGGTGATCACAAAAGCTTACGCTAATCAGTTTTCATTTCTTCAGCCTAAAGGAGTGAACGTAACATCATGA